One region of Primulina tabacum isolate GXHZ01 chromosome 1, ASM2559414v2, whole genome shotgun sequence genomic DNA includes:
- the LOC142550372 gene encoding cytochrome b561 and DOMON domain-containing protein At3g25290-like, with translation MAPSSLTLPMVALALATWGSLISPAYSATCTSQTFTNNKLYAFCNDLPSLNSYLHWVYDPVQLTLSIAFVALPDQPDGWVSWAINPTATGMLGSQALIAFRDADGKMTVKTYNISSFALKESKVWYEVKEATAEFSGGAMRLFATLVLPVGAATTVNQVWQVGPSVTGGMPDKHAFQPANLNSRARLDLLSGQSTITPVVNSRTKKRNIHGTLNAVSWGIMFPIGIIIARYVRAFPSADPAWFYLHISCQVSAYAIGVSGWGTGLKLGSESKGVRHASHGNIGIALFALATVQIFALLLRPKKDHKYRFYWNIYHQGIGYAILILGIINVFKGFNILKPEPKWRDAYIIVISVLGGLAVLLEVITWIMVLKKKKSSKSSKP, from the exons ATGGCGCCTTCTTCCCTAACCCTACCCATGGTCGCTTTGGCTTTGGCAACATGGGGTTCTTTAATCTCACCCGCGTACTCTGCCACGTGCACCTCACAGACCTTCACCAACAACAAGCTCTACGCTTTCTGCAACGATCTTCCCTCGCTCAACTCCTATCTTCATTGGGTCTACGATCCGGTGCAACTCACCCTTTCCATCGCCTTTGTTGCTCTTCCGGACCAGCCTGATGGGTGGGTCTCATGGGCCATCAACCCCACAGCCACCGGAATGTTGGGCTCGCAGGCCCTCATCGCGTTCAGGGATGCAGATGGTAAGATGACGGTTAAGACCTACAACATCTCGTCGTTTGCGTTAAAGGAGTCCAAGGTTTGGTACGAGGTGAAGGAGGCGACTGCGGAGTTTTCCGGTGGGGCTATGAGGCTTTTCGCCACCTTGGTTTTGCCGGTGGGGGCTGCGACGACGGTGAACCAGGTGTGGCAGGTCGGGCCCTCGGTCACAGGCGGGATGCCGGATAAGCATGCGTTCCAACCTGCAAATCTGAACTCCAGAGCTCGTCTTGATTTGCTGAGTGGACAGAGCACTATTACCCCGGTCGTCAACTCTAGAACCAAGAAGAGGAAC ATTCATGGGACACTGAATGCTGTGAGCTGGGGGATTATGTTTCCTATTGGGATCATCATCGCGAGATATGTGAGGGCCTTTCCATCCGCCGATCCAGCTTGGTTTTATCTTCACATTTCTTGCCAGGTGTCGGCTTATGCCATTGGAGTTTCTGGTTGGGGTACAGGGCTTAAGCTCGGAAGTGAGTCAAAGGGTGTTAGACATGCTAGTCATGGCAATATTGGGATTGCACTCTTTGCCTTAGCAACTGTGCAG ATTTTTGCATTGTTATTGAGACCCAAAAAGGACCACAAATATCGGTTTTACTGGAATATCTACCATCAAGGCATCGGATACGCGATTCTCATCCTTGGCATCATCAACGTGTTCAAAGGTTTCAACATATTAAAACCCGAACCGAAGTGGAGAGATGCATACATCATTGTGATTTCCGTACTCGGAGGTTTAGCTGTATTATTGGAAGTAATCACATGGATCATGGTTCTTAAGAAGAAAAAATCGAGCAAGTCAAGCAAACCATAG
- the LOC142550424 gene encoding serine/threonine-protein kinase OXI1-like has protein sequence MHGGDHHDGTTFSLNLNDLNIVSELGRGAKGVVFLVRTQGDGKLRALKAISRSSFEKKKHDKTTGGSSSGSGDEYRRSWFERDVLGSFNHPLLPKLHGVLVTDKIVGYAVDYCPGRDLNYLRKKQTEKMFSDDIIRFYAAELLLGLEYLHGLGIVYRDLKPENVMIQENGHLMLLDFDLSTKLQSKSAQTSPMIITKTDPDIKPSRKKKSFCISFNRRDPKISPKHSATFEANSTSSGSDSTEKSNSFVGTEEYVAPEIIRGDGHNFSVDWWCLGVVLYEMLYGTTPFRGVNRKETFYRIITKQPDLTGGLTPLRDLIGKLLEKDPRKRISVGEIRGHDFFKAVDWDLILHMPRPPFIPESTEAEGSEGHEKLDVESYVQRVFAAKEGGKLENVQKSDDENQNRDMWVHNHPSQIQHDNFLVF, from the exons ATGCACGGCGGCGATCACCACGACGGTACGACATTCTCTCTGAATTTGAACGATCTGAATATTGTCTCAGAGCTCGGCCGCGGCGCCAAAGGTGTGGTTTTCCTCGTTCGAACACAAGGGGACGGAAAATTGCGTGCTCTCAAAGCAATCTCCAGATCTTCATTTGAAAAAAAGAAGCACGACAAGACCACCGGAGGAAGTAGCAGTGGTAGTGGCGATGAATACAGAAGAAGTTGGTTTGAGAGAGATGTGTTAGGATCTTTCAATCATCCGCTCTTGCCCAAGCTTCATGGCGTTTTGGTAACTGACAAGATCGTCGGATATGCAGTTGATTACTGTCCCGGCCGTGATCTCAATTATTTAAGGAAAAAACAAACTGAAAAAATGTTCTCCGACGATATCATCAG ATTTTACGCAGCAGAGTTGCTGTTGGGATTGGAGTATCTCCATGGACTAGGCATTGTTTACAGAGATTTGAAACCAGAAAATGTGATGATTCAGGAAAACGGACATCTAATGCTTCTGGATTTCGATCTCTCGACAAAACTCCAATCAAAGTCTGCACAAACTAGCCCAATGATCATCACCAAAACAGATCCCGATATTAAGCCTTCCAGGAAGAAAAAGAGCTTCTGTATTTCCTTTAACCGCCGCGATCCCAAAATCTCCCCGAAACATTCCGCCACATTCGAAGCTAACTCAACCAGTTCCGGCTCCGATTCAACGGAGAAATCCAATTCATTCGTCGGCACGGAGGAGTACGTGGCACCGGAGATCATACGAGGCGACGGCCACAATTTCTCCGTCGACTGGTGGTGCTTAGGTGTCGTCCTCTACGAGATGCTGTACGGCACGACGCCGTTTCGAGGAGTTAATCGGAAGGAAACATTTTACCGAATCATAACCAAGCAACCGGACTTAACGGGGGGATTGACTCCGTTAAGGGACTTAATCGGGAAACTACTAGAGAAAGACCCGAGGAAGAGGATCTCCGTTGGTGAAATCAGGGGCCACGATTTCTTCAAGGCCGTCGATTGGGACTTGATCCTTCATATGCCCAGACCGCCGTTTATACCTGAATCAACGGAGGCAGAGGGCAGTGAAGGGCACGAGAAACTTGACGTGGAATCCTACGTTCAAAGGGTGTTTGCTGCTAAGGAGGGGGGTAAATTGGAGAATGTCCAGAAATCGGATGACGAAAATCAGAACAGAGATATGTGGGTCCATAACCATCCCTCTCAAATTCAACATGacaattttcttgttttttaa
- the LOC142550388 gene encoding large ribosomal subunit protein eL32z: MAVPLLSKKIIKKRVKKFKRHQSDRFVSVKTNWRRPKGIDSRVRRKFKGCTLMPNIGYGSDKKTRHYLPNGFKKFVVHNAKELEVLMMHNRTYCAEIAHNISTKKRKEIVERAAQLDVVVTNKLARLRSQEDE; encoded by the exons ATGGCTGTCCCGTTGCTGAGCAAGAAGATTATTAAGAAGCGTGTCAAGAAGTTCAAGAGGCACCAGAGCGACCGATTTGTGTCTGTGAAG ACAAATTGGCGCAGGCCCAAGGGTATCGATTCTCGTGTGAGGAGAAAGTTTAAAGGATGCACCTTGATGCCAAATATAGGTTATGGCTCAGACAAGAAGACCCGACACTATCTTCCAAATGGATTTAAGAAGTTTGTCGTGCACAATGCCAAAGAACTGGAAGTTCTGATGATGCACAACAG GACATACTGTGCTGAGATAGCTCACAATATTTCTACCAAGAAAAGAAAGGAGATCGTGGAAAGGGCGGCTCAGTTGGATGTCGTCGTGACCAACAAACTGGCTAGGTTGCGCAGCCAGGAGGATGAGTAA